In Acidovorax sp. GBBC 1281, a single window of DNA contains:
- a CDS encoding acyl-CoA thioesterase, whose amino-acid sequence MTLDLHPLDDALALEPAGAHRYTGRTTPAYWNMVGPFGGATAAVLLQAVLQHPDRLGEPLSLTVNYAGAVSQGPFTVQAMPVRTNRSTQHWKLSIVQPGADGEWVTTTTGTAVTAARRETWSLADTPMPTAPGPDTLEPLAKGLGVAWLDRYELRPVAGALPQRWDGSGDSSLSQLWMRDAPARPLDFCALAALADVFFPRVWLRRAHRVPAGTVSLTVYFHAGREQLAATGTGFLLGQARAQEFRNGFFDQTAQLWNDAGTMLASSHQIVYYKE is encoded by the coding sequence ATGACTCTCGATCTCCATCCCCTGGACGACGCGCTGGCCCTGGAGCCGGCCGGTGCCCACCGGTACACCGGCCGGACCACGCCCGCGTACTGGAACATGGTCGGCCCTTTCGGCGGCGCGACGGCCGCGGTGCTGCTGCAGGCCGTGCTGCAGCACCCCGACCGCCTGGGGGAGCCGCTGTCGCTCACCGTCAATTACGCCGGCGCGGTGTCGCAGGGCCCCTTCACGGTGCAGGCCATGCCGGTGCGCACCAACCGGTCCACGCAGCACTGGAAGCTGTCCATCGTGCAGCCCGGCGCCGACGGCGAATGGGTCACCACCACCACGGGCACCGCCGTGACCGCCGCCCGCCGCGAAACCTGGAGCCTGGCCGACACCCCCATGCCGACAGCGCCCGGCCCCGACACCCTGGAGCCGCTGGCCAAAGGGCTGGGCGTGGCCTGGCTCGACCGCTACGAACTGCGGCCGGTGGCGGGGGCCTTGCCGCAGCGCTGGGACGGCAGCGGCGACAGCAGCCTCTCGCAACTGTGGATGCGCGATGCGCCGGCCCGCCCGCTCGACTTCTGCGCGCTGGCGGCACTGGCCGATGTGTTCTTTCCGCGGGTCTGGCTGCGCCGTGCGCACCGGGTGCCGGCAGGCACGGTGTCCCTCACGGTGTATTTCCACGCGGGCCGGGAGCAACTGGCGGCCACGGGCACCGGATTCTTGCTGGGCCAGGCGCGTGCGCAAGAATTCCGCAATGGCTTTTTCGATCAGACGGCCCAGTTGTGGAACGATGCCGGCACCATGCTGGCCAGCAGCCACCAGATCGTTTATTACAAGGAATGA
- a CDS encoding acetyl-CoA C-acyltransferase has product MAKQMQDAYIVAATRTPIGKSHRGFFRNTRPDDLLATTLKAALAQVPGLDPASIEDIICGCAIPEGAQGLNVARIGAVLAGLPTSVGGITVNRFCASGLSAVQMAADRIRVGEADVMIAAGVESMSMVPMMGNTPSLSPSIFAKDGDVGIAYGMGLTAEKVAQQWKVSREDQDAFALQSHQKALAAQQAGEFTDEITPIEVTDRTANLETGESIAKTRTVALDEGARPDTSLEGLAKLKTVFAARGSVTAGNSSQTSDGAGALILASEAAVKRFGLTPLARFVSFASKGVPPSIMGIGPIEAIPAALRYAGLKHEDIDWFELNEAFAAQSLAVVRQLGLDPSKVNPMGGAIALGHPLGATGAIRAATVVHALRRKNLKYGMVTMCVGMGQGAAGIFERV; this is encoded by the coding sequence ATGGCAAAACAAATGCAGGACGCCTACATCGTCGCCGCCACGCGCACGCCCATCGGCAAGTCGCACCGCGGCTTCTTCCGCAACACCCGCCCCGACGATCTGCTGGCGACCACCCTCAAGGCGGCCCTGGCCCAGGTGCCCGGGCTGGACCCGGCCTCCATCGAAGACATCATCTGCGGCTGCGCGATTCCCGAAGGCGCCCAGGGACTGAACGTGGCGCGCATCGGCGCCGTGCTGGCGGGGCTGCCCACCAGCGTGGGCGGCATCACCGTGAACCGCTTCTGCGCCTCGGGCCTGTCGGCCGTGCAGATGGCGGCGGACCGCATCCGCGTGGGCGAGGCCGACGTGATGATCGCCGCCGGAGTGGAAAGCATGAGCATGGTGCCCATGATGGGCAACACGCCCTCGCTGTCGCCCAGCATCTTCGCCAAGGACGGCGACGTGGGCATCGCCTACGGCATGGGCCTCACGGCCGAGAAGGTGGCGCAGCAGTGGAAGGTGTCGCGCGAGGACCAGGACGCCTTCGCGCTGCAGTCGCACCAGAAGGCGCTGGCCGCGCAGCAGGCCGGCGAGTTCACCGACGAGATCACGCCCATCGAGGTGACCGACCGCACGGCGAACCTGGAGACGGGCGAGAGCATCGCCAAGACCCGCACCGTGGCGCTGGACGAAGGCGCACGGCCCGACACCAGCCTGGAAGGCCTGGCCAAGCTCAAGACGGTGTTCGCCGCGCGGGGCTCGGTCACCGCCGGCAACAGCTCGCAGACCAGCGACGGTGCGGGCGCGCTGATCCTGGCGAGCGAGGCGGCCGTGAAGCGTTTCGGCCTCACGCCGTTGGCCCGCTTCGTGAGCTTCGCCAGCAAGGGCGTGCCGCCCAGCATCATGGGCATCGGCCCCATCGAGGCCATTCCGGCCGCGCTGCGCTATGCGGGCCTCAAGCATGAAGACATCGACTGGTTCGAGTTGAACGAAGCCTTCGCCGCGCAGTCGCTGGCGGTCGTGCGCCAATTGGGCCTGGACCCTTCCAAGGTCAATCCCATGGGCGGCGCCATCGCCCTGGGCCACCCGCTGGGCGCCACGGGCGCCATCCGCGCCGCCACGGTGGTGCATGCGCTGCGCCGCAAGAACCTCAAGTACGGCATGGTGACCATGTGCGTGGGCATGGGGCAGGGCGCTGCGGGCATCTTCGAGCGCGTCTGA
- a CDS encoding DUF4442 domain-containing protein, producing the protein MTTSTGAFPPNRMQLQLEQVDEFPKFLRPWVRNLVLRRAVPFTRTARVEFIEMSPNRVEVRLPNEHRVRNHVGSIHASAMNLLAETATGMAMGLNVRDDCLPLAKDLKMAFRKRATGALRAVAVLTDAQRQAMQDSDKGEMQVQVTVTDEAGIEPVECEFTWAWIPSSRPAK; encoded by the coding sequence ATGACGACCTCCACCGGCGCATTCCCGCCCAACCGCATGCAGCTCCAGCTGGAACAGGTGGACGAGTTCCCGAAGTTCCTGCGCCCCTGGGTGCGCAACCTGGTGCTGCGCCGCGCCGTGCCGTTCACCCGCACGGCGCGCGTGGAGTTCATCGAGATGTCGCCGAACCGCGTGGAAGTGCGCCTGCCCAACGAGCACCGCGTGCGCAATCACGTCGGCAGCATCCACGCCTCGGCCATGAACCTGCTGGCCGAGACGGCCACGGGCATGGCGATGGGCCTGAACGTGCGCGACGACTGCCTGCCGCTGGCCAAGGACTTGAAGATGGCCTTTCGCAAGCGCGCCACGGGCGCCTTGCGCGCGGTGGCGGTGCTGACCGACGCGCAGCGCCAGGCCATGCAGGACAGCGACAAGGGCGAGATGCAGGTGCAGGTCACCGTTACGGACGAGGCCGGCATCGAGCCGGTGGAATGCGAATTCACGTGGGCCTGGATTCCTTCCAGCCGCCCCGCCAAGTAA